The Brassica napus cultivar Da-Ae chromosome C7, Da-Ae, whole genome shotgun sequence genome has a segment encoding these proteins:
- the LOC106410628 gene encoding protein C2-DOMAIN ABA-RELATED 11 → MGEPLGLLQVTVIRGKKLVIRDFKSSDPYVILKLGTESAKTKVINNCLNPVWDEELSFTLKDPAAVLSLEVFDKDRFKADDKMGHATLSLQPLISVARLRHIVRVSSGETTLRKVLPDSDNCVSRESTISCIDGEVVQSVWLKLCAVESGEIELKIKLIDPPGTK, encoded by the exons ATGGGCGAGCCGCTAGGACTGCTCCAGGTGACTGTTATTCGAGGAAAGAAACTGGTTATCAGAGACTTCAAGTCAAGTGATCCTTACGTGATTCTCAAACTGGGAACTGAG TCAGCCAAGACCAAAGTGATCAATAATTGCTTGAATCCTGTGTGGGATGAGGAACTGAGCTTTACACTCAAAGACCCTGCAGCTGTTCTCTCATTG GAAGTGTTTGATAAAGATAGGTTCAAGGCAGATGACAAGATGGGCCATGCCACTCTCAGCCTTCAACCGCTCATCTCAGTAGCCAGGCTAAGGCATATAGTGCGTGTTTCCTCTGGCGAGACGACTCTTAGGAAAGTGTTGCCTGATTCTGACAACTGTGTATCTCGGGAGAGCACAATCAGCTGCATTGACGGAGAGGTGGTGCAGAGCGTGTGGCTGAAGCTGTGCGCTGTTGAATCGGGTGAGATTGAGTTGAAGATCAAGTTGATTGATCCTCCTGGAACAAAGTAG
- the LOC106410627 gene encoding SEC14 cytosolic factor-like, translating to MGIVSEEEAIDELQKLINQVEGPLKKTFERVHQGYLRENLSRFLKARDWNVSKAHTMLLDCLRWRVDSEIDSILSKPIVPSELYRDVRDSQLIGMSGYTREGLPVFAIGVGLSTFDKASVHYYVQSHIQINEYRDRVLLPSMSKKNGRPITTCVKVLDMTGLKLSALSQIKLVTIISTIDDLNYPEKTNTYYVVNAPYIFSACWKVVKPLLHERTTKKVHVLSGSGKDELLKIMDYTSLPHFCRRGSSGSSHHTQSVDCFSVDHPFHQQLYSYVKHHCETQGQGEPAKQGSFHVGFPEPGADGVQIAKTIESEMHKSENCNGLGKPVDDRTVGP from the exons AGAGTCCATCAGGGATACCTGAGGGAGAACTTGAGTCGTTTCCTGAAAGCACGTGACTGGAACGTGAGCAAAGCTCATACAATG CTTCTTGACTGTTTGCGTTGGAGGGTGGATAGTGAAATCGACAGTATCTTATCA AAACCCATTGTTCCTAGTGAGTTGTACAGGGACGTACGGGATTCTCAACTCATAGGAATGTCTGGTTACACCAGAGAG GGCTTGCCTGTGTTTGCTATTGGCGTTGGCCTCAGCACATTCGACAAAGCTTCA GTTCACTACTATGTCCAATCCCACATCCAAATCAATGAATACAGAGACCGTGTACTACTG CCTTCCATGTCTAAGAAGAATGGGCGGCCAATCACCACCTGCGTCAAGGTTCTTGACATGACAGGTCTGAAACTTTCAGCCCTAAGCCAGATTAAG TTAGTGACAATCATATCAACCATCGATGATCTAAACTATCCAGAGAAGACAAACACTTACTATGTTGTCAACGCTCCATATATATTCTCCGCCTgttggaag GTTGTAAAACCTCTTTTACATGAGAGGACGACTAAAAAAGTTCATGTGTTATCCGGTTCCGGAAAGGATGAGTTACTGAAG attatggactacaCATCCCTCCCACATTTCTGTAGAAGAGGAAGCTCTGGCTCATCTCACCATACTCAGAGTGTAGACTGTTTTTCTGTTGATCATCCCTTTCATCAGCAGCTGTACAGCTATGTGAAGCACCATTGCGAAACGCAGGGACAAGGTGAACCTGCAAAGCAAGGGTCGTTCCACGTGGGTTTTCCTGAGCCTGGAGCTGATGGTGTTCAGATAGCTAAAACCATTGAATCTGAAATGCACAAGTCCGAGAACTGCAATGGTCTGGGGAAGCCTGTTGATGACAGAACAGTCGGTCCATGA